The Sphingorhabdus sp. Alg231-15 genome has a segment encoding these proteins:
- a CDS encoding M14 family metallopeptidase — protein MDNLKLALQRFDEIPNALYSCASTELESILGGPSLFFFEGRQSPPLFVTVLQHGNEPTGFDAFQAVLNKNHDLVLPRSMWLFIANVSAAKESQRVLDGQTDYNRAWPGTIQPESPEVELMQEVVKAVTAKPLFASIDLHNNTGTNPHYACLNELAPQFLNLATMFSRTVVFYKQPVGTQSLAMAKHCAAVTLECGKAGETAALNHAIEYLDTCLHLGRLPDHEPAKGDIKLLKTAAVVKVKPEIRFGFENSEYDVRFRRDLDQFNFGCFEPEDCLANLKPGTALPVTALTDKGHDIAAQIFAIRQNKLVARNKLIPSMATLDTEIIRQDCLFYVMEEMSIG, from the coding sequence GTGGACAATCTGAAACTAGCTTTGCAACGGTTCGACGAGATTCCCAACGCGCTATATTCCTGTGCGTCTACCGAACTAGAATCAATTTTGGGCGGGCCGTCGCTTTTCTTTTTCGAAGGACGCCAATCACCACCGTTATTTGTGACAGTGTTGCAGCATGGCAATGAGCCAACCGGATTTGATGCTTTTCAAGCGGTTTTGAATAAAAATCATGACCTGGTGCTGCCGCGTTCTATGTGGCTCTTCATTGCCAATGTCTCTGCCGCAAAAGAAAGTCAGCGCGTACTGGATGGCCAGACCGATTATAACCGCGCATGGCCGGGCACCATTCAACCAGAATCACCGGAAGTCGAGTTGATGCAGGAGGTTGTCAAAGCGGTGACCGCGAAACCACTTTTTGCCAGCATCGATCTTCACAATAATACCGGCACCAATCCTCACTATGCTTGCCTCAACGAACTGGCGCCTCAGTTTTTGAATCTCGCCACCATGTTTTCTCGTACTGTTGTATTTTACAAGCAGCCTGTCGGGACCCAGTCTCTGGCCATGGCAAAGCATTGCGCGGCTGTAACTTTGGAATGCGGGAAGGCAGGAGAAACGGCTGCCTTGAACCATGCGATTGAATATCTCGATACCTGCCTCCACCTTGGTCGATTGCCTGACCATGAACCGGCAAAGGGTGATATCAAACTGCTAAAAACTGCCGCAGTCGTGAAAGTGAAGCCGGAAATCCGTTTTGGGTTTGAAAACAGTGAATATGATGTCCGGTTTCGCAGGGATCTTGATCAGTTTAACTTTGGTTGTTTCGAGCCGGAAGACTGTCTGGCAAACTTAAAACCTGGAACTGCACTGCCGGTCACAGCATTAACAGACAAAGGGCATGATATTGCCGCCCAGATATTTGCTATTCGTCAAAATAAACTGGTTGCTCGCAACAAACTTATACCCTCCATGGCCACGCTGGATACTGAAATTATTCGTCAGGATTGTCTATTCTATGTCATGGAAGAAATGAGCATTGGATAG
- a CDS encoding glutamate-cysteine ligase family protein, with protein MGQELETTNFCDADYEAFVERLHRETDLVEKWESEGTLSAGPPMGGFELEAWIIDQNMRPAAKNEELIEAINSDLVVRELSLFNIELNGDPAVLNGSAISHLHDNLADQWKQASDVAQSMGLNLVNIGILPTLRDSDLCIENMSKGKRYKAVNEQVFKMRHGKPIGLNIEGRDQLDTIHHDVMLEAATTSFQIHLKIPPDQGVNYYNASKLASAPLVAVGANSPYLFGKDLWDETRIPLFEQAVSVGDWDYAERATFGVRFIEESLSEVFLANRQRYPVLLPQICGRADEKLDHLRLQNGTIWRWNRPLIGWDDNGTPHFRMEQRAVSAGPTIADAMANAAFYFGLVTNLATHETQPHKRTQFFTARDNFYKAAQYGLNAKIRWDHVDDIPLDKLICDEFLPMAESGLRQMGISDPDIDKYLGIIVERTAVKQNGAQWQRGYVRKHDADMKQLVAAYLERQQSDTPVHRWTI; from the coding sequence ATGGGGCAAGAACTCGAAACCACCAATTTTTGTGATGCCGACTATGAGGCATTTGTCGAACGGCTCCACCGAGAAACCGATCTTGTTGAGAAGTGGGAAAGTGAAGGGACTTTATCTGCCGGTCCACCCATGGGTGGATTTGAACTGGAAGCCTGGATCATTGATCAAAATATGCGCCCGGCGGCCAAAAACGAAGAGCTTATCGAAGCGATAAACAGCGATCTGGTCGTCCGCGAACTGTCGCTGTTCAATATCGAACTAAACGGAGACCCGGCGGTATTGAATGGCAGCGCCATTTCCCATCTGCATGATAATCTTGCCGATCAATGGAAGCAGGCATCGGACGTGGCCCAGTCTATGGGGCTGAACTTGGTCAATATCGGAATATTGCCGACACTGCGTGACAGCGACCTCTGTATTGAAAATATGTCGAAGGGAAAACGGTACAAAGCTGTCAATGAACAGGTCTTCAAAATGCGACATGGCAAACCCATTGGTCTGAATATTGAAGGCCGGGACCAACTCGATACCATCCACCACGATGTCATGCTGGAAGCAGCGACCACATCATTCCAGATTCACCTCAAGATACCGCCGGATCAGGGCGTAAACTACTATAACGCTTCCAAACTGGCCTCGGCGCCGCTTGTTGCCGTTGGGGCCAATTCTCCGTATCTGTTCGGCAAGGATCTCTGGGATGAAACTCGGATACCTCTGTTTGAACAGGCCGTGTCCGTAGGCGACTGGGATTATGCCGAGCGAGCGACGTTCGGTGTGCGCTTCATCGAAGAATCGCTCAGCGAGGTGTTTCTGGCCAATCGCCAGCGCTATCCGGTTCTGCTTCCGCAGATTTGCGGTCGTGCAGACGAGAAGCTTGATCATTTGCGATTGCAAAATGGCACGATCTGGCGCTGGAACCGGCCGCTAATTGGTTGGGATGATAACGGCACGCCGCATTTCCGCATGGAGCAGCGGGCAGTGTCGGCGGGTCCAACCATCGCCGATGCAATGGCCAATGCGGCATTTTATTTCGGGCTGGTCACCAATCTTGCAACCCATGAAACACAGCCGCATAAACGCACCCAATTCTTCACCGCGCGCGATAATTTTTACAAAGCTGCCCAATATGGTTTGAACGCCAAAATCCGCTGGGATCATGTCGACGATATCCCACTAGACAAGTTAATTTGTGACGAGTTTTTGCCGATGGCAGAATCTGGATTGCGACAAATGGGAATATCCGATCCAGATATTGATAAATATCTCGGGATCATAGTGGAACGAACCGCGGTCAAACAAAATGGCGCGCAATGGCAGAGGGGATATGTTCGAAAACATGATGCCGATATGAAGCAATTGGTTGCCGCATATCTGGAACGACAACAGTCTGACACTCCGGTACACAGGTGGACAATCTGA
- a CDS encoding peptidylprolyl isomerase gives MESAQAPIFSVNGTEIAPEAIAAEAQNHPSDNPDEAWSEAARALAIKTLLLEEADRLSIEAPLIDDAQGRTLAPDDARIEALLEQEVTTPDADEETCRRYYDQHIDQFSSPDLVEASHILFAAPKDDQKRYAKAELSAIDTITELKDHPERFAALAETLSACPSAKQAGNLGQIGPGQTVEEFETFLFNLEPNQICPVPVKTRFGVHVVKAGRKISGETLPFEAMQTKIADYLEESSWRRAVAQYMKILVGKADILGFDIEGSEGLLVQ, from the coding sequence ATGGAATCAGCACAAGCCCCCATATTCTCCGTTAATGGAACGGAAATTGCGCCCGAGGCAATCGCAGCGGAAGCGCAAAACCATCCATCGGACAATCCCGACGAGGCCTGGTCAGAGGCAGCGCGCGCTCTGGCGATCAAAACCTTACTGCTGGAAGAGGCTGACCGGCTGTCGATCGAAGCGCCGCTCATTGATGATGCGCAGGGCCGCACATTGGCTCCAGACGATGCGCGGATCGAAGCATTGCTGGAACAGGAAGTGACAACGCCCGATGCCGATGAAGAAACCTGCCGGCGTTACTATGACCAGCATATCGATCAGTTCAGTAGCCCCGACCTAGTCGAAGCCTCACATATTCTGTTTGCGGCACCAAAGGATGATCAAAAGCGCTATGCCAAGGCGGAATTGAGCGCCATCGATACCATTACAGAGCTAAAGGATCACCCTGAGCGTTTTGCGGCATTGGCAGAAACCCTCTCAGCCTGTCCATCGGCAAAACAGGCTGGCAATCTGGGGCAGATTGGTCCGGGCCAGACGGTAGAAGAGTTTGAAACATTCCTATTCAACCTTGAACCAAACCAGATATGTCCGGTTCCCGTAAAGACCCGCTTTGGTGTTCACGTCGTCAAAGCTGGAAGGAAAATCTCGGGAGAGACACTTCCGTTCGAAGCTATGCAAACTAAGATCGCGGACTATCTCGAAGAATCCAGCTGGCGGCGTGCGGTTGCGCAATATATGAAAATATTGGTTGGCAAGGCCGATATACTGGGATTCGATATTGAGGGAAGCGAAGGGTTGCTGGTACAATAA
- the narI gene encoding respiratory nitrate reductase subunit gamma yields MAEFLNHLIFGIYPYIALAVLAIGSIIRYDREPYSWRSGSSQLLRRKQLMIGSLSFHLGVLVIFFGHLGGLLTPIALFDALGISHGAKQVMAIVVGGVAGVLAFFGASLLLHRRLFDARIRRSSSFSDIMILFLLWLQLVLGIGTIFVSLDHLDGHEMVKFMSWAQGIFTFQGDASSYVLDAHPIFKAHLFLGLTIFLIFPFTRLVHMLSAPVRYIWRSGYQIVRSKKAAL; encoded by the coding sequence ATGGCTGAATTTTTGAACCATCTCATTTTCGGCATCTATCCCTATATCGCGCTGGCGGTATTGGCGATTGGATCGATCATCCGTTATGATCGCGAGCCCTATAGTTGGCGGTCCGGATCGAGCCAGCTCTTGCGACGCAAGCAATTGATGATTGGATCACTATCCTTTCATCTTGGCGTGTTGGTGATTTTCTTCGGTCATCTGGGCGGCCTGCTCACGCCCATTGCACTGTTTGATGCGCTGGGTATCAGCCACGGCGCCAAGCAGGTAATGGCGATTGTGGTCGGCGGCGTTGCCGGTGTGTTGGCTTTTTTCGGTGCGAGCCTGCTGCTCCACCGCCGACTGTTCGACGCTCGTATCAGGCGGTCATCCAGCTTTTCCGATATCATGATCCTGTTCCTGCTCTGGCTGCAACTGGTGCTCGGCATTGGGACGATCTTCGTTTCGCTCGATCATCTGGATGGCCATGAAATGGTCAAGTTCATGAGCTGGGCACAAGGAATATTCACCTTTCAGGGTGACGCGTCGTCCTATGTTCTGGATGCCCATCCGATATTCAAAGCCCATTTGTTCCTGGGGCTGACCATATTCCTTATCTTCCCCTTCACCCGGCTGGTACACATGCTATCCGCCCCAGTTCGTTACATCTGGCGTTCCGGTTATCAAATTGTCCGTAGCAAAAAGGCAGCTCTGTAA
- the narJ gene encoding nitrate reductase molybdenum cofactor assembly chaperone: MTKTFKILAALLTYPTVEIQEAVADFLPPLKEESLVPAAFIKRLKPLITEYQERDLLDLQERYVLLFDRTRSLSLHLFEHVHGESRDRGQAMVDLKAMYEENGLVIDSTELPDFLPLFLEFLSTLPCGEALQLLGEPAHVIAAIGERLAKRDSSYAAVFGALGQLAGPADTEVMEALRKEPDDDPEDLDALDEAWEAEQVTFGPGSPEEGCPKVANMLDNLQAEISGGAKPNGGANNG, from the coding sequence ATGACCAAGACTTTCAAAATCCTTGCCGCACTACTGACATATCCTACGGTTGAAATTCAGGAGGCTGTGGCTGATTTCCTGCCGCCGTTGAAGGAGGAATCCCTCGTTCCTGCGGCCTTTATTAAGCGCTTGAAACCATTGATTACCGAATATCAGGAACGGGATTTGCTCGACCTGCAGGAACGTTATGTGTTGCTGTTTGATCGCACGCGTTCGCTGTCTTTGCACTTGTTCGAACATGTCCACGGCGAGAGTCGGGACCGTGGGCAAGCAATGGTCGATCTCAAAGCGATGTACGAAGAAAACGGGCTGGTCATCGATTCCACCGAACTGCCTGATTTTCTGCCACTGTTCCTCGAATTTCTCTCGACCCTGCCTTGCGGGGAGGCGCTGCAATTGCTGGGCGAGCCTGCTCATGTGATCGCCGCGATAGGGGAGAGGCTGGCCAAGCGTGACAGCAGCTATGCTGCGGTCTTCGGAGCGCTTGGCCAGTTAGCGGGACCGGCGGATACCGAAGTCATGGAGGCTTTGCGCAAGGAGCCGGATGATGACCCGGAGGATCTGGATGCGCTCGACGAAGCATGGGAAGCTGAACAGGTAACATTTGGTCCGGGCTCTCCTGAAGAGGGCTGTCCCAAGGTCGCCAATATGCTCGACAATTTGCAGGCTGAAATATCGGGCGGTGCAAAACCAAATGGAGGCGCGAACAATGGCTGA